From the Candidatus Binatia bacterium genome, one window contains:
- a CDS encoding molybdenum cofactor biosynthesis protein MoaE — translation MTRDTNFQVQVLREPIDTARLLAAVADPSCGATVLFVGSTRDHNEGRRVLRLEYEAYEEMAEREMEKIVRAALAQWRLGKIAAVHRLGPVPLGEASVAVAVSAPHRNEAFAAARYTIDELKNKVPIWKKEMFEGGELWIGLQQSPSSAKAE, via the coding sequence ATGACCCGCGATACGAATTTCCAGGTGCAGGTGCTGCGCGAGCCGATCGATACCGCCCGGTTGCTAGCAGCAGTCGCCGATCCGAGCTGCGGCGCCACCGTGCTGTTTGTTGGCTCGACGCGGGATCATAACGAGGGGCGACGCGTGCTCAGACTCGAATACGAGGCCTATGAAGAAATGGCAGAACGGGAGATGGAAAAAATCGTGCGCGCCGCACTCGCGCAGTGGCGCCTGGGCAAAATTGCCGCCGTTCATCGCCTCGGCCCCGTGCCCCTAGGAGAAGCGAGCGTGGCCGTCGCGGTATCTGCACCCCACCGCAACGAAGCCTTTGCCGCAGCCCGCTACACTATTGACGAACTGAAGAATAAAGTCCCGATCTGGAAGAAGGAAATGTTCGAGGGCGGCGAGCTCTGGATTGGCCTCCAGCAGTCGCCATCTTCAGCGAAGGCCGAATAA
- the moaD gene encoding molybdopterin converting factor subunit 1, protein MEVRVRFFAVLRERTGTEITDLELPGPTSVRAAWEALQRKFPELSPFANCVTFAVNREYVHLEHELAPGDELALIPPVSGGSGREVQ, encoded by the coding sequence GTGGAAGTCCGGGTGCGCTTCTTCGCTGTGCTCCGGGAACGGACCGGGACGGAGATCACGGATCTCGAATTGCCGGGGCCTACTTCGGTTCGCGCAGCGTGGGAGGCGCTGCAACGGAAGTTCCCAGAACTTTCTCCCTTCGCCAACTGCGTCACCTTTGCCGTCAATCGTGAGTACGTGCACCTGGAGCACGAGCTCGCACCCGGGGATGAACTGGCCCTCATTCCACCCGTCAGCGGGGGCAGCGGTCGGGAGGTTCAATGA
- a CDS encoding molybdenum cofactor biosynthesis protein MoaB, which translates to MAKQATHTQHHRTDAASVGCAVITVSDSRTAANDDSGQLICKLLREAGHRVEQYRILQDEPALILGALQTLPEAAAAVLINGGTGLARRDTTYETVSRLFDKEITGFGELFRVLSFEEIGAAAMLSRATAGVIGRRVLFSMPGAPRAVELAMKRLILPELGHVVGLVRRIQ; encoded by the coding sequence ATGGCAAAGCAAGCTACACATACGCAGCACCACCGCACCGATGCCGCGTCGGTGGGCTGTGCGGTGATCACGGTGAGCGACAGCCGCACGGCCGCCAACGATGACAGTGGCCAGCTTATTTGCAAGTTGCTCCGCGAAGCGGGCCATCGTGTGGAGCAATATCGCATCCTCCAGGATGAGCCCGCGCTCATCCTAGGCGCACTGCAAACGCTGCCGGAAGCCGCCGCCGCAGTGTTGATCAACGGCGGCACTGGCCTAGCGCGACGCGACACCACGTACGAAACCGTCAGCCGTTTGTTCGACAAGGAAATTACCGGCTTTGGGGAGCTCTTTCGGGTACTGAGCTTCGAAGAAATCGGGGCAGCCGCCATGCTCAGCCGAGCCACGGCCGGTGTTATCGGCCGGCGCGTGCTATTTTCCATGCCCGGTGCTCCGCGAGCGGTGGAACTTGCCATGAAGCGTCTCATCTTGCCCGAGCTCGGGCATGTTGTTGGCCTGGTGCGCCGGATTCAGTAG
- a CDS encoding dicarboxylate/amino acid:cation symporter, which produces MVTSGAPTTPALSIAHRPMLLGLVGGTVAGITTHALWHGQPWLNTFVNGVTEPIGRLFLRLIFLIVLPLVFSALTLGVSGLGDLASVGRVGLKTLVVTVVISTASVGIGVLLVDLLQPGALLSEDARVGLLQTTQKVDSALAASRAPVGLEALTQMVPDNPVRAAAQGEMLAVMVFALIFGLGLARADRSTVGPLTAWLEGVYEVSMQVVGLAMKLAPLGVACLMFTLTARLGYDVLRPLGAYVAVVLLGLTVHLFVTYSLVLRLGARRSLRDFLAAVQPVAVTAFATSSSNATLPTTLAVARERLGVPHDIAGFVLTLGSTANQNGTALFEGITVLFLAQFFAVELTLSQQLLVVGMAILAGVGTAGVPGGSLPLIVPVLVAVGVPAEGIGIILGVDRFLDMCRTVLNVLGDLVVAVVVAAWEGGQPAPVGHQPHVPSAEVAGQHPSAD; this is translated from the coding sequence GTGGTCACTTCTGGGGCACCGACAACGCCAGCACTCAGCATCGCGCACCGCCCAATGCTCTTGGGTTTAGTGGGCGGGACAGTCGCTGGCATCACTACCCACGCCCTGTGGCACGGCCAGCCGTGGTTAAACACCTTTGTGAACGGGGTTACCGAGCCAATCGGCCGGTTGTTCCTGAGACTCATTTTTCTCATCGTCCTGCCGCTCGTGTTTTCGGCGCTTACGCTTGGCGTCAGTGGCTTGGGAGATTTGGCAAGTGTGGGCCGCGTGGGGTTGAAAACCCTTGTCGTGACCGTGGTCATTTCCACGGCCTCCGTGGGCATCGGCGTACTCCTTGTCGACCTGCTGCAGCCTGGGGCGCTGCTTTCGGAAGATGCGCGGGTGGGGTTGCTACAGACCACGCAAAAAGTTGACAGTGCATTGGCCGCGAGTCGCGCACCTGTTGGCCTCGAGGCACTCACCCAAATGGTTCCAGACAATCCCGTGCGGGCGGCCGCACAGGGCGAAATGCTTGCTGTGATGGTCTTTGCTTTGATTTTCGGCTTGGGCTTGGCGCGGGCCGATCGTAGCACCGTAGGACCGCTCACGGCTTGGTTAGAGGGCGTGTACGAAGTCTCGATGCAGGTCGTTGGCCTGGCCATGAAGCTTGCCCCACTGGGCGTGGCGTGCCTCATGTTCACCCTTACCGCTCGGCTCGGCTACGACGTGCTCCGCCCATTGGGAGCTTATGTGGCGGTGGTGCTCTTGGGGCTGACGGTTCACCTTTTTGTGACTTACTCACTGGTTCTTCGCTTGGGAGCCCGGCGCTCGCTGCGAGACTTCCTCGCCGCCGTTCAACCCGTTGCCGTCACCGCCTTCGCCACGAGTTCGTCGAATGCCACGCTGCCGACCACATTGGCTGTGGCGCGGGAGCGATTAGGCGTTCCCCACGACATTGCGGGGTTCGTGTTGACGCTGGGCTCCACGGCGAACCAAAACGGCACTGCGCTGTTCGAAGGAATTACGGTGCTCTTCCTGGCGCAATTTTTTGCAGTCGAGTTGACACTGAGCCAACAGCTCCTCGTTGTGGGGATGGCCATTTTGGCGGGAGTTGGTACCGCAGGGGTCCCTGGCGGTTCGTTGCCGCTGATCGTGCCCGTGCTCGTGGCCGTGGGTGTGCCTGCAGAAGGGATCGGAATCATTCTCGGCGTGGATCGTTTCCTCGACATGTGCCGAACCGTCCTGAACGTGTTGGGCGATTTGGTTGTCGCCGTGGTGGTCGCCGCCTGGGAAGGTGGCCAGCCAGCTCCGGTGGGTCACCAACCGCACGTTCCATCGGCTGAGGTGGCGGGGCAACATCCGAGCGCAGATTGA
- a CDS encoding DUF1329 domain-containing protein, whose translation MRNAWGLFALVGVIVSVCNVPTAAEDPKSWVLSANNWQQGEGLLPEPVLKRVRNGEYYFKVVEVDPERLRQNYSAKFWQASEANAGKYDVDPKTCGLKDVTTGKMPSFYFGFPFPRIDTANDPYAACKMAWNFEAANAVAGGGGATFTLNGIDGGGEYKRIKLWLHGHGFLGRHFGPIDNPENLRGASLTGVMEPQDVDGVAGLGKRFNDWESQDQAWFYVPATRRVRRVNSATRSDPVAGLDIYADDVNCYAGKVEYYKWKLLGEGKVLAPVLSPEPVKQRWVSPTRAEVAIPYFTAAYETPGAKGAPWLVVENLVMIPRPVWIIQGESEDPFYNFGKVIMYMDKELYRIWWKLVHNRAGEYFYNAMCAFHWSSNEDGSFKTVTPNMVVGVNDKTNRAAIGGRYSTQFIELAFPEGHFSLQTLTHMAD comes from the coding sequence ATGAGGAACGCGTGGGGCCTGTTCGCTTTGGTCGGCGTAATTGTCTCTGTGTGCAATGTCCCTACTGCAGCCGAGGACCCGAAGAGTTGGGTCTTGAGCGCCAACAACTGGCAGCAGGGCGAAGGCTTGTTGCCGGAACCGGTACTGAAACGGGTGCGTAACGGGGAGTACTACTTCAAGGTGGTCGAGGTCGATCCCGAGCGGCTGCGCCAGAACTATTCGGCAAAGTTTTGGCAGGCAAGCGAGGCCAACGCGGGCAAGTACGATGTCGATCCAAAAACTTGCGGTCTAAAGGATGTAACCACGGGCAAGATGCCGAGTTTTTACTTTGGTTTCCCCTTTCCGCGGATCGACACGGCGAACGATCCGTACGCTGCCTGCAAAATGGCGTGGAACTTCGAGGCAGCGAACGCGGTTGCCGGCGGTGGGGGAGCGACGTTTACCCTCAACGGAATCGATGGCGGTGGCGAGTACAAACGCATCAAGCTGTGGCTTCATGGCCATGGCTTTCTTGGCCGCCACTTTGGACCGATCGACAACCCGGAGAATTTGCGCGGTGCGAGCCTCACCGGGGTCATGGAACCGCAAGACGTCGACGGCGTGGCCGGTCTGGGGAAACGCTTCAACGACTGGGAATCGCAAGATCAGGCTTGGTTTTACGTTCCTGCGACCCGTCGGGTCAGACGAGTCAACTCGGCGACACGCTCGGATCCGGTGGCAGGCCTCGACATCTACGCGGACGACGTGAACTGCTACGCGGGCAAGGTGGAGTATTACAAGTGGAAGCTGTTGGGCGAGGGGAAAGTGCTTGCCCCCGTGTTATCGCCGGAACCGGTGAAACAGCGCTGGGTGTCGCCCACCCGGGCAGAAGTGGCCATTCCCTATTTTACCGCCGCTTACGAAACCCCTGGAGCAAAAGGTGCCCCGTGGTTGGTGGTGGAGAACCTGGTGATGATTCCCCGGCCGGTGTGGATTATCCAGGGTGAGTCGGAAGATCCCTTCTACAACTTCGGGAAGGTGATCATGTACATGGATAAGGAGCTCTACCGCATTTGGTGGAAACTCGTTCACAATCGGGCTGGCGAGTACTTCTACAATGCAATGTGCGCCTTTCACTGGTCGAGCAACGAGGACGGCAGCTTCAAAACGGTAACGCCGAACATGGTCGTGGGCGTCAACGACAAGACAAACCGCGCCGCAATTGGCGGCCGGTACAGCACGCAGTTTATTGAGCTCGCCTTTCCAGAGGGCCATTTCAGCCTGCAAACCCTCACCCACATGGCTGACTGA
- a CDS encoding carboxymuconolactone decarboxylase family protein, producing MAECFYHPQESKRLRRLRELKPEMFRGFVEFERSVFQGGELPLKVKELIAIATAHITQCPYCIDVHVKRAKKAGASDSEIAEAIFVAMTLRAGGSFAHAAIAMRAAEEADSKSDASR from the coding sequence ATGGCTGAGTGCTTTTACCACCCGCAGGAAAGCAAGCGCCTGCGGCGCTTGCGCGAGCTTAAGCCCGAGATGTTCCGCGGCTTTGTGGAATTCGAGCGCTCCGTGTTTCAAGGCGGCGAGCTGCCGTTGAAAGTGAAGGAGCTCATTGCCATCGCCACTGCCCACATCACGCAATGCCCATATTGTATCGATGTGCACGTCAAGCGGGCAAAGAAGGCGGGGGCTTCGGATAGCGAGATCGCTGAGGCAATTTTTGTGGCGATGACACTCCGTGCCGGAGGCTCGTTTGCGCACGCGGCCATCGCGATGCGAGCTGCGGAGGAGGCGGACTCGAAATCGGATGCGAGCCGCTGA
- a CDS encoding LD-carboxypeptidase — protein sequence MRFAEPQPRIAPPALLPGGCVGVVAPAGAVKRDEVESGVALLEGAGYRVRLGASVWKRFGYFAGTDEERLRDLMDMFGNPEIDAIFAARGGYGCARLLPFIDPDFIRSHAKVFVGSSDCTALLQFFVDRCGVVAFHGPVVAAFSSRPESMNGLLRMLTGKTEAAIALPPPLRGGKAEGALRGGCLSILASLLGTPFAPTVEPTVWFFEDVNEKPYRIDRMLTQWSQAGLWQSTEAVLWGEMVGCTAPSGSWDVWQVIERHMQELSVPVVTGIASGHGSSRLTLPMGVRVRVANDRLEFLQPWVTRLDTD from the coding sequence GTGAGGTTCGCTGAGCCGCAACCGCGGATCGCACCGCCCGCACTCTTGCCTGGCGGCTGTGTTGGCGTTGTCGCCCCAGCGGGGGCCGTGAAGCGCGACGAAGTGGAAAGCGGTGTCGCGCTTTTAGAGGGGGCCGGGTACCGGGTGCGCCTGGGAGCCTCGGTGTGGAAGAGGTTTGGCTATTTTGCCGGGACGGACGAGGAACGCCTGCGTGACTTGATGGATATGTTCGGCAATCCGGAGATCGACGCGATTTTTGCGGCTCGCGGCGGTTATGGCTGTGCACGCTTGTTGCCGTTCATCGACCCTGACTTCATCCGCTCTCACGCGAAAGTTTTTGTTGGAAGCAGCGATTGCACGGCGTTGCTGCAGTTTTTTGTGGATCGCTGCGGTGTGGTGGCATTTCACGGACCCGTGGTGGCGGCGTTTTCTTCTCGCCCGGAGTCGATGAACGGTTTGCTCCGGATGCTAACCGGGAAAACCGAAGCGGCGATCGCTCTGCCTCCGCCGCTGCGTGGCGGCAAAGCCGAAGGAGCGTTGCGCGGTGGTTGCTTGAGCATCTTGGCGAGCCTTCTCGGTACGCCCTTCGCGCCAACGGTTGAGCCCACGGTGTGGTTTTTCGAGGACGTGAACGAGAAGCCATATCGGATCGACCGCATGCTCACGCAATGGTCGCAAGCCGGCTTGTGGCAGAGCACGGAAGCTGTGCTGTGGGGCGAGATGGTCGGATGCACGGCTCCGAGCGGCAGTTGGGATGTCTGGCAAGTGATCGAGCGACACATGCAGGAGCTGTCTGTGCCGGTCGTGACCGGAATCGCCAGTGGTCACGGCAGCAGCCGGCTGACTTTGCCCATGGGTGTACGCGTGCGCGTAGCCAACGATCGACTCGAATTTTTGCAGCCGTGGGTTACTCGGCTCGACACGGACTAG
- a CDS encoding beta-lactamase family protein, whose product MAFELVEDAMQEAVAAGVFPGAVLLVRRGDSFFYLRAFGNRSLVPQPAPMREDTIFDVASLTKPLATSVAVMLLVKEGKIRLDDRVARFLPNFSVHGKAHVTFRHLLAHCSGLPAWRPYYKEVLAEERRGGRVNFLGTSAAKAFVYQSIERERIEAEPGTRALYSDLGFILLGAVIEQLSGVSLDRFCHERIFRPLGLRSTGFVDLALLRARRLEPITEMIAPTEQCPWRQKLLWGEVHDDNAYAMGGVAGHAGLFSSARDIDTLLCCLEDCYQTVGGMIPQRLIREFWTKDPSVPESTWALGWDTPSPEGSSAGRHFGPQSVGHLGFTGCSIWIDLVERCHVVLLSNRVHPRRDNDKIKEFRPRLHDLIRENLP is encoded by the coding sequence GTGGCGTTCGAGCTGGTCGAAGACGCGATGCAGGAAGCGGTCGCCGCGGGGGTATTTCCCGGAGCCGTCTTGCTCGTACGGCGGGGGGATTCGTTTTTTTACCTGCGCGCCTTCGGCAACCGCTCGCTCGTCCCGCAGCCGGCGCCGATGCGCGAGGATACGATCTTCGATGTGGCTTCGCTCACGAAGCCGCTGGCGACTTCGGTCGCGGTGATGCTTCTGGTCAAAGAAGGCAAGATTCGGCTGGATGATCGCGTGGCGCGCTTTCTTCCTAACTTTAGCGTGCATGGCAAAGCACATGTGACCTTTCGGCACCTGCTTGCACACTGCTCGGGGCTCCCGGCGTGGAGACCATACTACAAGGAGGTGCTGGCGGAGGAGCGGCGCGGTGGTCGGGTGAATTTTTTGGGCACGAGTGCGGCGAAAGCGTTCGTTTACCAGTCCATCGAGCGAGAGCGCATCGAGGCGGAGCCAGGCACGCGCGCGCTATACAGCGATCTGGGCTTTATCTTGCTCGGCGCGGTCATCGAGCAACTCAGCGGCGTGAGCCTGGATCGCTTTTGCCATGAGCGGATCTTTCGCCCACTCGGGTTGCGCTCCACAGGATTTGTCGACTTGGCCTTGCTCCGTGCCCGTCGGCTCGAGCCAATCACGGAAATGATCGCACCGACGGAACAGTGCCCGTGGCGACAAAAACTGTTGTGGGGCGAGGTGCACGACGACAACGCGTACGCCATGGGCGGTGTTGCGGGCCACGCTGGTCTATTTTCGTCGGCGCGCGATATCGACACGTTATTGTGCTGCTTGGAAGATTGTTACCAAACGGTCGGCGGAATGATTCCCCAGCGGCTCATTCGTGAGTTTTGGACCAAGGACCCTTCGGTTCCGGAATCCACGTGGGCTCTCGGCTGGGATACGCCCTCACCGGAAGGGTCGAGCGCCGGCCGTCACTTTGGACCACAGTCCGTGGGCCACTTGGGATTCACGGGTTGCTCCATATGGATCGACTTGGTGGAACGCTGCCATGTGGTGCTGTTGTCCAATCGCGTGCACCCGCGGCGAGACAATGACAAGATCAAAGAGTTCCGCCCGCGGCTACACGACTTGATCCGAGAGAATTTACCCTAA
- a CDS encoding Mur ligase family protein, whose product MWYQTDDPNNRVPANLQPGARVHLAAIGGVAMSALAVLLRERGYDVTGSDDVLYPPISTLLEQMQIPVRRGFSPDNLEPAPDLVVIGNKITRNNPEGQAVLERGLPYASLPQTLYELFLRTRSPLVVAGTHGKTTTTAMLAWIFHATGREPSFLVGGQVKGWNCNARLGSGAYFIVEGDEYDSAFFDKRPKFLHYQPQALVLNALEFDHADIYRDLDHVKYAFRRLVEMLAADAVVLACRDFPHAWDVARVHPRTTSFGFAADAVWRASEVRDEGRLSFTCLYKNRPVARASLAVMGAMNARNALAAMAMASELGIPMGEAVQALESFPGVARRQEVVGEFGGVLLIDDFAHHPTAVAATLDAVHQRYPHRRLWALFEPRSNTSRRKVFQTEYVHALSRAERVIVGGVLRKASDAVPEDELFSPQQLVMDLEVAGVSARHFDDPEVIVVAVERNVRPGDVVVLMSNGDFGGLRGKLAHALVARTTHRARWASR is encoded by the coding sequence ATGTGGTACCAAACTGACGATCCAAACAACCGTGTGCCTGCGAATCTCCAACCAGGGGCGCGCGTTCATCTGGCTGCCATTGGTGGTGTGGCGATGTCGGCTCTGGCCGTGCTGCTGAGGGAACGCGGTTACGACGTCACCGGTTCCGACGATGTGTTGTACCCGCCCATCAGTACGCTGCTGGAGCAAATGCAAATTCCTGTGCGTCGCGGTTTTTCTCCTGATAATCTCGAGCCCGCTCCTGATCTCGTGGTGATTGGCAACAAAATCACGAGGAACAACCCAGAAGGTCAAGCCGTGCTGGAGCGCGGCCTTCCGTACGCCTCCTTGCCGCAGACTTTGTACGAGCTGTTTCTGCGTACCCGCTCGCCGCTGGTGGTGGCGGGTACCCACGGCAAGACCACCACGACTGCCATGTTGGCCTGGATATTTCACGCCACCGGCAGGGAGCCGAGTTTTCTTGTCGGTGGGCAAGTGAAAGGCTGGAACTGCAACGCGCGGCTGGGTAGTGGCGCCTACTTTATTGTGGAGGGCGACGAGTACGACAGCGCCTTTTTCGACAAGCGGCCCAAGTTCTTGCACTATCAGCCACAGGCACTGGTGCTGAATGCACTCGAATTCGATCACGCCGACATTTACCGTGATCTCGATCACGTGAAATATGCCTTTCGTAGGTTGGTGGAGATGCTGGCTGCCGACGCTGTCGTGCTTGCCTGCCGGGACTTTCCCCATGCGTGGGATGTCGCTCGCGTGCACCCGCGCACTACCAGCTTTGGATTTGCCGCGGATGCGGTCTGGCGGGCCAGCGAGGTGCGGGATGAGGGTCGGCTTTCGTTCACGTGCCTGTACAAGAATCGGCCGGTAGCGAGAGCGAGTTTGGCGGTGATGGGGGCGATGAATGCACGGAATGCACTCGCGGCGATGGCAATGGCATCGGAGCTCGGAATCCCTATGGGGGAAGCTGTGCAGGCCTTGGAAAGCTTTCCGGGGGTGGCCCGCCGGCAGGAGGTTGTCGGTGAATTTGGAGGAGTGCTCTTGATCGACGACTTCGCCCACCATCCGACCGCAGTGGCCGCGACGTTGGATGCCGTCCACCAGCGCTATCCACACCGGCGATTGTGGGCGCTTTTCGAACCTCGTTCGAACACCTCTCGGCGCAAGGTGTTTCAAACGGAATACGTGCACGCGCTGTCCCGGGCGGAGCGGGTCATCGTCGGTGGGGTCTTGCGCAAGGCCTCGGATGCGGTGCCGGAGGACGAGCTGTTTTCCCCGCAGCAACTTGTCATGGATCTCGAGGTCGCGGGTGTGAGCGCGCGGCATTTTGATGACCCAGAGGTGATCGTCGTTGCCGTCGAGCGGAATGTGCGCCCTGGGGACGTGGTCGTTCTCATGTCCAACGGCGACTTTGGTGGCTTGCGCGGAAAGCTTGCACACGCTCTTGTCGCTCGGACCACGCACCGCGCTCGGTGGGCCTCACGCTAG
- a CDS encoding secondary thiamine-phosphate synthase enzyme YjbQ gives MRSYRKELVLHVPSRMGFVNITPEVEAAVRESGVQEGLCLVNSMHITSSVFINDDEPGLLEDYARWLEQLAPYDPSPERYHHNRTGEDNGDAHHKRQVMGREVVVAITKGKLDFGPWEQIFYGEFDGRRRKRVLIKIIGE, from the coding sequence ATGCGGTCGTATCGAAAAGAGCTCGTGCTCCACGTGCCGTCGCGCATGGGCTTTGTCAACATTACGCCCGAGGTGGAAGCCGCAGTTCGGGAAAGCGGCGTGCAAGAGGGGCTGTGCTTGGTCAACTCGATGCACATCACGTCGAGCGTGTTCATTAACGACGACGAACCGGGGTTGCTGGAAGATTACGCACGCTGGCTCGAACAATTGGCGCCATATGATCCGAGCCCAGAGCGCTATCACCACAATCGCACTGGAGAGGACAACGGGGACGCCCACCATAAGCGGCAGGTGATGGGCCGCGAGGTGGTGGTGGCCATTACTAAGGGGAAACTCGACTTCGGCCCTTGGGAACAGATTTTCTACGGTGAGTTCGATGGGCGTCGAAGAAAGCGCGTTCTCATCAAGATCATTGGCGAGTGA
- a CDS encoding metallophosphoesterase — MKLLAIGDLREEFAYLDRLSEVVKNARVHAVLFTGNVLRAEARQAEWERAKAEGRLPRLDQPEVVRERRDDAESITRFFGQLDRLGVPVFFVPGRNDAPERFFLQAAFNSEVVDKHIHLVHRSFAPLGRGYVVAGFGGEVTGNERDHEFFLMYPGWEAQFSLDFLRHLEQVKIFVGHTAPATPFEGEHKANGHEAISHILKTYNPYLAVCSRPDGAKGKATVGSTLVVSPGQLANGDYAIIDVEEKSVSFGDLR, encoded by the coding sequence ATGAAACTTTTGGCCATTGGCGACCTGCGGGAAGAGTTTGCGTACCTCGATCGGTTGAGCGAAGTGGTAAAGAACGCACGTGTGCACGCGGTACTTTTTACGGGCAACGTGTTGCGTGCAGAAGCCCGCCAAGCGGAGTGGGAGCGGGCAAAAGCGGAAGGCCGCCTACCGCGGTTGGATCAGCCCGAAGTTGTCCGCGAACGGCGGGACGACGCAGAGTCGATCACCCGTTTCTTCGGCCAGCTCGATAGGCTCGGCGTTCCGGTATTTTTCGTTCCCGGCCGCAACGACGCCCCCGAACGGTTCTTTCTCCAGGCCGCCTTCAACTCCGAGGTAGTGGACAAACACATCCACTTAGTGCACCGCAGCTTTGCTCCGTTAGGTCGGGGGTACGTAGTTGCCGGCTTTGGTGGAGAAGTCACCGGCAACGAGCGGGATCATGAGTTTTTTCTCATGTATCCAGGCTGGGAAGCACAGTTTTCGCTCGACTTTTTGCGTCACCTCGAGCAGGTGAAAATTTTCGTTGGCCACACGGCACCGGCCACACCCTTTGAAGGCGAGCACAAGGCCAACGGCCACGAGGCGATCAGCCACATTCTGAAAACCTACAATCCTTATCTTGCGGTGTGCTCGCGGCCAGACGGTGCCAAGGGAAAGGCTACGGTCGGCTCGACTCTCGTGGTCTCCCCGGGGCAGCTCGCAAACGGAGACTACGCAATCATCGACGTCGAAGAGAAATCCGTCTCCTTTGGCGATCTGCGCTGA
- a CDS encoding MgtC/SapB family protein, whose amino-acid sequence MEREVAHVMLYAGSAWLAGSLIGLERTFHGRPAGFRTHALVCLASALLMLVTTHQWEWLAGAPLETVRTDPTRMAAGIMTGIGFLGAGVIFKERLAVRGLTTAASIWITAVLGILYGVGLFVPAALGTVAVLGTLAVFRWMEDRMPTQLFAHCTVRFDRQHVPSEHALRGMVAEQKAGVASLSYHLVDHGRAFEYAMVIRSYRRASFEKLAERWRQEPNVVEFSITPTGE is encoded by the coding sequence ATGGAACGCGAAGTTGCACACGTCATGCTTTACGCCGGCTCCGCTTGGCTGGCTGGGAGCTTGATTGGACTGGAGCGGACGTTTCACGGCCGGCCGGCTGGTTTTCGAACTCACGCCTTGGTGTGCTTGGCGTCGGCCCTGCTCATGTTGGTTACCACCCACCAATGGGAGTGGCTGGCCGGCGCCCCGCTGGAGACCGTACGGACAGATCCCACGCGCATGGCGGCGGGCATTATGACCGGCATCGGTTTTCTTGGTGCAGGGGTGATTTTTAAGGAACGCCTGGCAGTCCGAGGCCTTACCACCGCAGCTTCGATTTGGATCACGGCAGTGCTCGGGATTTTGTATGGTGTCGGACTATTCGTACCCGCTGCTCTCGGCACGGTGGCGGTTTTGGGTACGCTCGCTGTGTTTCGTTGGATGGAGGACCGCATGCCCACACAGCTCTTCGCGCACTGTACAGTGCGCTTCGATCGACAGCACGTCCCGAGCGAGCACGCATTGCGAGGCATGGTTGCCGAGCAAAAGGCCGGCGTTGCCAGCCTGAGTTACCATCTCGTCGACCACGGCCGCGCCTTCGAGTACGCCATGGTCATTCGGTCCTACCGGCGCGCTAGCTTCGAAAAGCTCGCAGAGCGTTGGCGCCAGGAGCCTAACGTCGTGGAGTTCAGCATCACTCCGACCGGGGAGTGA